From Ruminococcus sp. HUN007, a single genomic window includes:
- a CDS encoding RNA polymerase sigma factor, producing the protein MDNGAVYYRRFLEGDRDAIIDIIADYREGLVLFINSIVDDFCAAEELAEDTFVKLCADRPKFSEKCSFKTWIYTIGKNIAFNSLKKKSRHPEESIDDFYSIADKENIERNYIKDEEKRHLLRAMEKLKDDYKQVLYLVFFEGFSNPEAAAIMKKTERQIRNLLYRAKESLRNILEKEGFSYEGI; encoded by the coding sequence ATGGACAACGGGGCAGTGTATTACCGCCGTTTCCTTGAAGGTGACAGAGATGCCATTATCGATATAATAGCTGATTACAGAGAAGGCCTTGTTCTCTTTATTAACAGCATTGTTGATGATTTCTGCGCTGCCGAGGAACTTGCCGAGGACACTTTCGTAAAACTATGTGCTGACAGGCCGAAGTTTTCGGAGAAGTGTTCTTTTAAAACATGGATCTATACGATAGGGAAGAATATTGCATTCAATAGTCTGAAGAAAAAGTCAAGACATCCTGAAGAATCTATAGATGACTTTTACAGCATAGCTGATAAAGAAAATATTGAACGAAACTATATCAAAGATGAAGAAAAAAGACATCTTCTAAGAGCAATGGAAAAACTGAAGGATGATTATAAACAGGTCTTGTATCTTGTGTTTTTTGAAGGATTCAGTAATCCGGAAGCGGCTGCGATCATGAAAAAAACAGAACGGCAGATAAGAAATCTGCTGTATCGCGCAAAAGAATCGCTGCGAAATATTTTAGAAAAGGAGGGGTTCAGTTATGAGGGAATATGA
- a CDS encoding dockerin type I domain-containing protein, with protein MKTNRVLAGVLALSLTAGVPASFGRYETTNHTVKAEETASLYGDVNCDGIVNINDLKCITDYFRDPEANPITSQSEINAHTDTWPGLSTGDITALIKYLAGTVSELPTDDYKVIRFERDPEETEDGERGVKGDADRDGDVDFDDFNLMLEYAENPDIIPDTSSLTWWQYYINVEHTSPVGNGMGEYPLPYMLDYLSGFHGKVYDCKNPLLNVYTDHMKFEITTEPEYGDYNCDGVVDIFDVSEMQNLINQVEDFRIRKADNPNAVRITNYVTAQGLRNADVFNPGTGITQEDVDTIMNYINGKNLLPVTEKDYVRFTPVTGDFNCNNQFDIGDAIQLWEYIAKDVSRVEYDPTEQGIKNADLVQDSELDYADLDQMFKDLKAGKTKGTVTEPKPSTEPSANPSAEPSVAPSSEPSVIPSVTPTAAPSAVVTEPDLTLGDVNCDGKIDISDLSKLAIALVDKEELPEEFVKRADVDKDGKITLTDLAAIRQFIAKKITEF; from the coding sequence ATGAAAACTAACAGAGTTTTAGCAGGAGTATTAGCGCTTTCATTAACAGCAGGTGTACCTGCATCTTTCGGCAGATATGAGACTACTAACCACACAGTAAAGGCGGAAGAAACAGCGTCGCTTTACGGAGACGTCAACTGCGACGGCATCGTTAATATAAATGATCTGAAGTGCATCACAGATTATTTCAGGGATCCGGAAGCTAATCCGATAACTTCTCAGAGTGAAATAAACGCACACACGGACACATGGCCGGGGCTTTCCACGGGCGATATAACCGCACTGATAAAATACCTTGCCGGTACAGTCAGTGAACTCCCGACTGATGATTATAAAGTGATACGTTTTGAAAGAGACCCAGAAGAAACAGAAGACGGCGAACGTGGAGTAAAAGGAGATGCAGACCGTGACGGCGATGTTGACTTCGATGATTTCAATCTTATGCTGGAATATGCTGAAAATCCGGATATTATTCCTGATACGAGTTCCCTGACATGGTGGCAATACTACATTAACGTAGAACATACCAGCCCGGTCGGCAATGGTATGGGCGAATATCCTTTACCGTATATGCTTGATTATCTTTCAGGATTCCATGGGAAAGTATATGACTGTAAAAATCCTCTGCTCAACGTCTACACTGACCACATGAAGTTTGAGATCACAACAGAGCCGGAATACGGTGACTATAACTGTGACGGTGTGGTTGACATTTTCGATGTATCTGAAATGCAGAATCTTATCAATCAGGTCGAAGATTTTAGAATAAGAAAAGCCGATAATCCTAATGCAGTGAGAATAACCAATTATGTTACTGCCCAGGGTTTAAGAAACGCTGATGTTTTCAATCCGGGTACAGGGATTACACAGGAAGATGTAGATACAATCATGAATTATATCAACGGTAAGAACCTTCTTCCGGTTACCGAAAAAGATTATGTAAGATTCACGCCTGTCACAGGGGATTTCAACTGCAACAACCAGTTTGATATCGGCGATGCGATCCAGCTCTGGGAATACATCGCAAAAGACGTATCACGTGTAGAATATGATCCTACCGAACAAGGCATTAAGAACGCCGATCTGGTACAGGATTCGGAACTTGATTACGCTGACCTTGATCAGATGTTCAAAGACCTTAAAGCCGGCAAAACGAAGGGCACAGTAACTGAACCAAAACCATCTACTGAGCCATCCGCCAATCCTTCAGCAGAACCATCGGTCGCACCGTCATCAGAGCCTTCCGTTATTCCGTCAGTCACACCAACAGCAGCACCTTCTGCTGTTGTAACAGAGCCAGATCTGACTTTGGGCGACGTAAACTGCGACGGAAAGATCGACATTTCCGATCTTTCAAAACTTGCTATCGCACTTGTTGACAAAGAGGAACTTCCTGAGGAGTTCGTAAAGCGTGCAGACGTTGACAAGGACGGCAAGATAACTCTTACTGACCTTGCTGCTATCAGACAGTTTATTGCAAAGAAGATCACAGAGTTCTGA
- a CDS encoding GNAT family N-acetyltransferase: MTKDKAYIIRKLRTNETELLKDFLYEAIFIPEGVKPPERDIIENPELRVYTDDFGSRRGDNCLVAEFNGKVVGAVWTRIMDDYGHVDDETPSFAISLYKEYRGQGIGTELMKEMLDVLKAQGYKRASLAVQKANYAVRMYRNVGFKTVDENDEEYIMVCDL; this comes from the coding sequence ATGACCAAGGACAAAGCGTATATTATAAGGAAACTCAGAACTAATGAAACTGAACTGCTGAAAGATTTTCTCTATGAAGCCATATTTATTCCGGAAGGCGTGAAACCTCCGGAAAGAGATATTATTGAAAATCCCGAACTGAGAGTCTATACAGATGATTTCGGATCCCGCAGGGGTGACAACTGTCTTGTGGCCGAATTTAACGGCAAAGTTGTCGGTGCAGTCTGGACACGTATCATGGATGATTACGGCCATGTGGATGACGAAACTCCATCTTTTGCGATTTCTCTGTACAAGGAATACCGCGGACAGGGCATCGGAACGGAACTTATGAAGGAAATGCTTGATGTGCTGAAAGCACAGGGATATAAACGCGCATCACTGGCAGTGCAGAAAGCCAACTATGCGGTGAGAATGTACCGAAATGTTGGCTTTAAAACCGTGGATGAAAATGACGAGGAGTACATAATGGTATGTGATTTATAA
- a CDS encoding dockerin type I domain-containing protein, protein MREYDETTLKIAERVLKRSDEIIRQRQEQANKSDKTDNKQNITYDTSVVEQGQSKSPKIRHIYTALAFCAGIVLCLGLMKFIEYTNELISGDNDQNKVSETTSETEDTTTSATIVNEAVIVNDTSAVSSEVSVTEPVSDTLTALPSSESASEAKTVNADTDKPSVTQKSVADVHVNDNKEKPENTVAEAKVVTSKPEVTTQEPETEAVTIPVTTVKPVLQPTMCGDVNGDNIIDIEDAVLVRNYVNYFEGTSWVEFYKKQKDVDPKFAEQALANADAYRPSDNREITSEDAEAIMGYINGEYLIPTNDL, encoded by the coding sequence ATGAGGGAATATGATGAAACTACATTGAAAATAGCCGAAAGAGTACTTAAAAGAAGTGACGAAATAATCAGACAGCGTCAGGAACAGGCTAATAAGTCAGATAAAACTGATAATAAGCAGAATATTACCTACGATACATCAGTAGTTGAACAGGGTCAGTCAAAATCACCTAAGATCCGTCATATTTACACTGCACTAGCTTTTTGTGCCGGTATTGTATTATGCCTTGGGCTCATGAAATTTATCGAATACACAAATGAACTCATTTCTGGTGATAATGATCAGAATAAAGTTTCAGAGACCACTTCTGAAACTGAAGATACCACAACTAGTGCAACAATTGTGAATGAAGCCGTAATTGTAAATGACACTTCAGCAGTTTCATCAGAAGTTTCTGTGACTGAACCTGTAAGTGATACACTGACTGCTTTGCCTTCATCTGAATCGGCATCCGAAGCTAAAACCGTTAATGCTGATACAGATAAACCGTCAGTTACACAAAAGTCTGTTGCTGATGTACATGTAAATGATAATAAAGAAAAGCCTGAAAATACAGTAGCAGAAGCTAAAGTTGTTACCTCAAAACCTGAAGTTACTACCCAGGAACCTGAAACAGAAGCTGTAACAATTCCTGTTACTACTGTAAAACCAGTTCTGCAGCCGACTATGTGCGGAGATGTCAACGGCGATAATATTATTGATATTGAAGATGCTGTTCTGGTACGTAACTATGTTAATTATTTTGAAGGAACATCATGGGTGGAATTTTATAAAAAACAAAAAGACGTTGATCCTAAATTTGCTGAACAGGCGCTTGCAAATGCAGATGCTTACAGACCGTCTGATAATAGAGAAATAACATCTGAAGACGCAGAAGCAATCATGGGTTATATTAATGGTGAATATTTAATTCCGACAAATGATCTTTAA